One Formosa agariphila KMM 3901 genomic window, GGCATTCTACGCAATTGGTGTTTTGTACGTTGTGCCAACTCATGTCTAATTAAAGGTGTATTAGAACGAATACCAACCAATAACTCTTTGGCTTTGTCGTTCGGGAAAATACTAAGATACACTTTGGCAATAGACAAATCTACAGTGACATTCACTTTAGATACCGAAATTAAAATCCCTTTCATGCCACCTTGGG contains:
- the rbfA gene encoding 30S ribosome-binding factor RbfA gives rise to the protein MESNRQKKIGSVLQRDLVDVLQNAATQGGMKGILISVSKVNVTVDLSIAKVYLSIFPNDKAKELLVGIRSNTPLIRHELAQRTKHQLRRMPNLEFFVDDSLEYIDQIEKSLKGEDDPINNPDLLGKHKKS